From Paraglaciecola sp. L1A13:
TACACGATAAATTCGCTGCCATGCCCTAGACCTTCACTGCGACATTCAACGTGCCCGCCATGCATTTCAACCAAACGCTTTACCAAGGAAAGCCCAATACCTAAGCCTCCTTCTGATTGCTCTAGGTGCTGATCAATCTGGGTAAATAGATCAAATACCTGAGTGCGCATATTCTCTGTGATCCCCAAACCATTGTCTTTTACACTTATTTGCACCTGTTCGGCATCTTGCGTGACACTTAGGGTGATTTCCCCGCGCTTGGGTGTGTACTTACAGGCGTTATTCAGCAAATTGCCCAATACTTGTGCCAGACGAGCGGGGTCGGCTTTCATATAAATAGTGTGCTGTGGTAAATCTACCTGTAAATTATGTCCTAAGCGATTAACGTATGGCATCGCCATTTCAACCGCGTGTTCAATAATTTGGCCAAGATCTACTTGCTTACGTTTGAGTGATAATTTGTCTTTCGATATTCGGCTAATATCCAGTAAGTCATCTATCAATCGCACCATCTGCTTCACTTGCCGCTCCATGGTGATCACAGCTGATTGCACCATGGCAGGCTCAGATTGTACGTTACGAATAAGCTCCATAGAGTTAAGCAGGGGCGCGAGCGGGTTACGTAACTCATGAGCAAGGGTGGCTAGAAACTCATCTTTTCGCTTGTCGGCAGTTGACAACTTATCGGTAATTTTGGCGAGCTTTTCAGCCATTTTCCGCTGCTCCGTCACATCGGTATTGGTGCCAAAAAAGCGCACTAGCGTGCCGTTGTGATCGTGAATAGCATTCATTCGTGATAAGAACCAACGATAATTTCCGTCGCTGCCCCTAAGGGGAAACGTGTCTTCCCAATCTATACCTTGCTCTAAGCATGCAGCGAATTTAGCGAATACCGCCTCTTCGTGATCGGGGTGGTGGTGTTTCTTCCAACCGCCATGTAGATTTTGCTCTAAAGATGCACCAGTAAACGTCAACCAGCGCTGATTAAACCATTCAATTTCCCCCTGGGCATTCGCCATCCAAGCGAGTTGAGGCACGTTGTCAGCCATGGCACGAAAGCGCTCTTCACTTAAGTGCATTAACTGTTCATTTTGATGCCGCTTGATCACTAATTCAGCGGTGCGCATAATGATATCGAGATTGTCGTAATCTACTCGATCGGGTGATTGTGGCGTAGGGTAGTACATTGCAAAAATACCCAGCACGTCTTTACCCGAGAGGATTGGCAGTGACCAACACGCTCGCAAATTATGCTTAAGTGCTATGTCTTTACATTCACTCCATAAAGGATCGCTGGCAATATCCGCCACGAACACTTCATGTTTACTCGCTGCAGCTGCGCTGAAAGCTGAATTAATAGCATTAATAGGCAAGCCATCTATATGTTGAATATAAGGTGTGGGAAGACTGGGGCCCACAGTAAATTTGAGTGTTTGGGTGTGCGTATCAACCAACATAACACTGCCCATCATGCCATTGACCGAATGCTCTTCTAAGGACAACACCAATGTTTCAAGTACATCATTTAGGGACGCCTCTTGCGCCATTAATTCCAGAGCATTGGTTTGAGCAGCTAGTAGGGCTTCAGTGCGTTTTCGTTCACTGATGTTGGCAACTATCCCTAACATACGTGTAGGTTTGCCATCGTTTTCGCCATAAAGGCTGGCATGCACTGCAAGCCAATGTATGCTTTTATCTGGCCATATAACCCGATATTCACCGCGAAAGTCGCAACCCTGATCTAAAGACTTATTAAATTTTCGTTTGATTTCTGCTTTATCATCAGGGTGCACATGTTCAAAGAAGCCGGATACGCCCCATAATTCATCTGGTATTCCTTCTGGGTAGCCAAAACACCGATCATGGTGCAGTGAACGACGTGTTCTACCGTTAGTCAGATCTAACTCCCAGTCTCCTAACTGCGCAGCTTCTAATGTAATATCCAGCGTGGTTTTACTGGCTCGCAGGGTGTCTAAAACCCGCAGGTGTTCGGTTCTCACCCAATAGCGTCTTGCAAATTCAATGACCAGATCTATTTCATCATCACGCCATATGTAAGGCGCGTTGCGATACACCGCCAATACAAAATTGTTTTTTCTGTCCAAACTAATAGGCACACAAATTAGCGCACCTATACCACGTCGCTGACACTCGCCTTTAGCATATCTTGGATCGCTTACGACATCGTTAACCACCAAACTAAGGTTTTCAGCCTGACACATGGCGACTTCAAAAGGGATATCTCCGTTGGCCTCAAATGATGCGAGATCAGTATCGCTTTGCCAGTGATGGGTAATCGTTAGTTGGTCTGAAATCGGGTGCGTTTCACAAAAAATACATGCGCTTAAGTTCAAATGCTTGACGAGACTATCTGTGATAGTAGTTTTGATTTTATCTAAACTACTGAGACTGAGTAAATCGGCGCTGATC
This genomic window contains:
- a CDS encoding PAS domain-containing protein, which translates into the protein MHFRTQFQDVYGYLTGYLWAFFAFAMATFFATLLVSAFAPGEALWLFLPAVLITSINKKKTATSLIAFSAICVVSYIFSHHIPYALISAFSLQALWFFSLSMLLSLLFTKYARQQTELDSFRGNHKILAAENNGKVVTDVLERFAVFMGVMTPDGILREANKTALVSASLKESEVIGLPFEETYWWSHDTKVQQLIHRSINKAKHGVPSRFDTIARLGDNAFIDIDFMLHPIFDEHGSVIQLIPSGIDITNRKRTERNSAMLTQISADLLSLSSLDKIKTTITDSLVKHLNLSACIFCETHPISDQLTITHHWQSDTDLASFEANGDIPFEVAMCQAENLSLVVNDVVSDPRYAKGECQRRGIGALICVPISLDRKNNFVLAVYRNAPYIWRDDEIDLVIEFARRYWVRTEHLRVLDTLRASKTTLDITLEAAQLGDWELDLTNGRTRRSLHHDRCFGYPEGIPDELWGVSGFFEHVHPDDKAEIKRKFNKSLDQGCDFRGEYRVIWPDKSIHWLAVHASLYGENDGKPTRMLGIVANISERKRTEALLAAQTNALELMAQEASLNDVLETLVLSLEEHSVNGMMGSVMLVDTHTQTLKFTVGPSLPTPYIQHIDGLPINAINSAFSAAAASKHEVFVADIASDPLWSECKDIALKHNLRACWSLPILSGKDVLGIFAMYYPTPQSPDRVDYDNLDIIMRTAELVIKRHQNEQLMHLSEERFRAMADNVPQLAWMANAQGEIEWFNQRWLTFTGASLEQNLHGGWKKHHHPDHEEAVFAKFAACLEQGIDWEDTFPLRGSDGNYRWFLSRMNAIHDHNGTLVRFFGTNTDVTEQRKMAEKLAKITDKLSTADKRKDEFLATLAHELRNPLAPLLNSMELIRNVQSEPAMVQSAVITMERQVKQMVRLIDDLLDISRISKDKLSLKRKQVDLGQIIEHAVEMAMPYVNRLGHNLQVDLPQHTIYMKADPARLAQVLGNLLNNACKYTPKRGEITLSVTQDAEQVQISVKDNGLGITENMRTQVFDLFTQIDQHLEQSEGGLGIGLSLVKRLVEMHGGHVECRSEGLGHGSEFIVYLPCKPVTANPKIVSKKPTKLTPLAALNVLIVDDNQDSADSMQMLLDMHEHKTRVVYDGEQALIAAEQDRPDVILLDIGLPILDGYQVCTAIRKLDWGKDITIIALTGWGQDEDRRKSSEAGFNHHMVKPITLSALLALLAQVTPQTR